In a single window of the Halobellus litoreus genome:
- a CDS encoding class I SAM-dependent methyltransferase gives MTTARTPSDRPVAHVYDAAYAGVPNWDIGRPQRAFVDLVEAGLVRGPVLDVGCGTGELSLFLARQGYEVLGIDLSRLAVQQATEKARWRRIPAFFLVWDALNLDGLGEIGFSFRTVVDSAMFHVLGDRERDRFVDGLAAVVPSGGLYCVLGDARSDDRQVYGISVDELRTRFRAADGWETVFAVRTVFERRWSSNPAYFVGVRRR, from the coding sequence ATGACGACGGCTCGGACCCCATCCGATCGACCCGTCGCTCACGTGTATGACGCGGCCTACGCCGGCGTTCCGAACTGGGACATCGGCCGGCCGCAGCGGGCCTTCGTGGACCTCGTCGAAGCCGGACTCGTCCGCGGTCCGGTCCTCGACGTCGGTTGCGGCACCGGCGAACTCTCGCTGTTTCTCGCGCGACAGGGGTACGAGGTACTCGGGATCGACCTCTCGCGGCTCGCCGTTCAGCAGGCCACCGAGAAGGCGCGCTGGCGGCGGATCCCCGCCTTCTTTCTGGTCTGGGACGCGCTGAACCTCGACGGACTCGGGGAGATCGGGTTCTCGTTCCGGACGGTCGTCGATTCGGCGATGTTCCACGTTCTCGGTGACCGCGAACGGGATCGCTTCGTCGACGGCCTGGCGGCGGTCGTCCCGAGCGGCGGTCTGTACTGCGTCCTCGGTGACGCCCGGAGCGACGACCGGCAAGTGTACGGGATCTCGGTCGACGAACTCAGAACTCGATTCCGGGCCGCCGACGGGTGGGAAACCGTCTTCGCCGTTCGGACGGTGTTCGAGCGTCGCTGGAGTAGCAATCCAGCGTACTTCGTTGGCGTCAGACGACGATGA
- a CDS encoding tyrosine-type recombinase/integrase has product MKLEPIDPDTAFELYIAEKETSVADATLAAHRSRLGFLLDWCEERNIENLNNLTGRKLQEFRLWRRNVGDLTKVSEKTQMDTLRVFIKWLESIDAVEQDLHKKVRSPDVTPEENSRDVMLEADDAEAILTYLKRYEHASLRHVTVTLLWHTMLRMGSVRALDIEDYDPEEQSLTLRHQPETDTPLKNKRQGERIIAVSNEVCLVLDDWIREKRPDVTDDYGREPLLSTNHGRVGKATIRTYCYQITRPCKYGQECPHGRDESDCEAAELNSSSKCPSSVSPHPFRRGAITHFLQSDVPETAVSDRANVTKDIIDQHYDQRSQKEKMEQRRRYLDKV; this is encoded by the coding sequence ATGAAACTCGAACCAATCGATCCCGACACGGCGTTCGAGCTGTACATCGCAGAGAAAGAAACATCGGTTGCGGACGCGACGCTAGCCGCCCACAGATCGCGTTTAGGCTTCCTCCTTGACTGGTGTGAAGAACGCAACATAGAGAATCTAAACAATCTGACCGGCCGGAAGCTCCAGGAATTCAGGCTCTGGCGGCGTAACGTCGGCGACCTTACGAAGGTGAGCGAGAAGACACAGATGGATACGCTCCGCGTCTTCATCAAGTGGCTGGAGTCGATCGATGCCGTGGAGCAGGACCTCCACAAGAAGGTCCGTTCGCCGGATGTCACGCCGGAGGAGAACAGCCGCGACGTGATGCTTGAGGCGGATGACGCCGAGGCGATACTGACGTATCTCAAGCGGTACGAACACGCCTCTCTCCGGCACGTGACCGTGACGCTCCTCTGGCATACGATGCTCCGGATGGGGTCCGTCCGTGCCCTTGATATCGAAGACTACGATCCGGAAGAGCAATCGCTGACGCTTCGGCACCAGCCCGAAACCGACACGCCACTCAAAAACAAGCGCCAGGGAGAGCGCATCATCGCCGTCTCAAACGAGGTCTGTCTCGTGCTCGACGACTGGATCCGCGAGAAGCGGCCCGATGTGACCGACGACTATGGCCGGGAGCCACTCCTCTCGACGAATCACGGGCGGGTTGGCAAGGCGACGATACGGACGTACTGCTACCAGATAACCCGTCCCTGTAAGTACGGACAGGAATGCCCTCACGGCCGCGACGAAAGCGACTGCGAGGCGGCAGAGTTGAATTCCTCGTCAAAGTGCCCTTCAAGCGTCAGCCCGCACCCGTTTCGCCGTGGAGCGATCACGCACTTCCTACAAAGTGACGTGCCAGAGACCGCGGTCAGTGATCGGGCAAACGTAACGAAGGATATCATCGACCAGCACTACGACCAACGATCACAGAAGGAGAAGATGGAACAACGGAGGAGATATCTCGATAAGGTATAA